Proteins from a single region of Amblyomma americanum isolate KBUSLIRL-KWMA chromosome 10, ASM5285725v1, whole genome shotgun sequence:
- the LOC144107442 gene encoding G2/mitotic-specific cyclin-B-like — MDHYIQECIIAKHKIDLLWKASLFVAAKLEERQNTKWRLDFINYINRVQGTKKAELFDMERDILLTLNWNLSWPLALNFLRRNCKAAQASREEELTAKFILEVCLVDYRMAWVAPSKQAAAALYCTFQLLGRTHHWFQAGSTGRLSSSVLGCF; from the exons ATGGATCACTACATTCAG GAGTGCATCATAGCCAAGCACAAGATAGATCTTCTGTGGAAAGCCTCTCTCTTCGTGGCGGCCAAGCTTGAAGAGCGCCAAAACACTAAATGGCGGCTTGACTTCATCAACTATATTAACCGCGTGCAAGGGACCAAGAAGGCGGAACTCTTTGACATGGAGAGGGACATTCTCCTAACGTTGAACTGGAACCTGTCGTGGCCCCTGGCCTTGAACTTCCTGCGCCGAAACTGCAAGGCCGCTCAG GCAAGCAGGGAGGAGGAGCTCACGGCCAAGTTTATTCTCGAAGTTTGCCTCGTCGATTACCGCATGGCATGGGTTGCCCCCTCGAAGCAGGCTGCCGCCGCTCTCTACTGCACGTTCCAGCTTCTTGGAAGGACGCACCACTG GTTCCAGGCTGGAAGTACAGGTCGGCTAAGTTCGAGCGTGTTGGGCTGCTTCTAG